One part of the Arabidopsis thaliana chromosome 1 sequence genome encodes these proteins:
- a CDS encoding uncharacterized protein (unknown protein; Has 0 Blast hits to 0 proteins in 0 species (source: NCBI BLink).) yields the protein MAVFIKIIKGVFFFPTKGSFITTKGTIKIKSNSNGINGSFFHLTTNDFFFFTTKSLSLPLLATKSLSSALLATKSLSLALLTTKAESFALLTTITNKYGYWVELALEALFDIEVEFESSMDEDKMKSKS from the exons ATGGCTGTGTTTATCAAGATCATCAAAGGCGTTTTCTTTTTCCCCACCAAAGGCTCCTTCATCACCACCAAAGGTACCATcaagatcaaatcaaattcaaatggTATCAATGGCTCCTTCTTTCACCTCACTACTAatgactttttcttcttcaccaccaaAAGCCTCTCCTTGCCTCTCCTTGCCACCAAAAGCCTCTCCTCGGCTCTCCTCGCCACCAAAAGCCTCTCCTTGGCTCTCCTCACCACCAAAGCCGAATCGTTTGCTCTACTTACCACTATCACCAATAAA TATGGTTATTGGGTTGAGTTGGCTTTAGAAGCACTGTTTGATATTGAAGTTGAGTTTGAGTCTAGTATGGATGAAGATAAGATGAAAAGTAAAagttga